From a region of the Rhinopithecus roxellana isolate Shanxi Qingling chromosome 8, ASM756505v1, whole genome shotgun sequence genome:
- the ACP5 gene encoding tartrate-resistant acid phosphatase type 5 isoform X2, which produces MAGTEGTRERSQTCLSGAQHGGGRQGGIPTQCHVRTQACIADRPHRLRVHVCSNPVRYRAEAQGIKAQGPAVLPWSPPASQSLQRLACVSPRMDMWMALLFLQALLLPSLADGATPALRFVAVGDWGGVPNAPFHTAREMANAKEIARTVQILGADFILSLGDNFYFTGVQDVNDKRFQETFEDVFSDRSLRNVPWYVLAGNHDHLGNVSAQIAYSKISKRWNFPSPFYRLRFKIPRTNVSVAIFMLDTVTLCGNSDDFLSQQPDRPRDVKLARTQLSWLKKQLAAAREDYVLVAGHYPVWSIAEHGPTHCLVKQLRPLLATYRVTAYLCGHDHNLQYLQDENGVGYVLSGAGNFMDPSKRHQRKVPNGYLRFHYGAEDSLGGFAYVEISSKEMTVTYIEASGKSLFKTSLPRRARP; this is translated from the exons ATGGCAG GGACTGAAGGAACTCGTGAACGTTCGCAGACGTGTCTCAGTGGCGCCCAGCAcggaggaggcaggcagggag GGATTCCCACCCAGTGCCACGTGAGAACACAGGCGTGCATCGCAGACAGGCCACACAGGCTCCGCGTACACGTTTGCAGCAACCCGGTCAGGTACAGAGCCGAGGCCCAG GGAATAAAGGCTCAGGGACCAGCAGTTCTGCCCTGGAGCCCACCAGCCTCTCAGAGCCTCCAGCGACTGGCCTGTGTCTCCCCCAGG ATGGACATGTGGATGGCGCTGCTCTTCCTGCAAGCCTTGTTGCTACCCTCCCTGGCTGACGGTGCCACCCCTGCCCTGCGCTTTGTAGCCGTTGGCGACTGGGGAGGGGTCCCCAATGCCCCATTCCACACGGCCCGGGAAATGGCCAATGCCAAGGAGATTGCTCGGACCGTGCAGATCCTGGGTGCAGACTTCATCCTGTCTCTAGGGGACAATTTTTACTTCACTGGTGTACAAGACGTCAATGACAAGAGGTTCCAG GAGACCTTTGAGGACGTATTCTCTGACCGCTCCCTTCGCAACGTGCCCTGGTACGTGCTGGCTGGAAACCATGACCACCTCGGCAACGTCTCTGCCCAGATTGCCTACTCTAAGATCTCCAAGCGCTG GAACTTCCCCAGCCCTTTCTACCGCCTGCGCTTCAAGATCCCACGGACCAATGTGTCTGTGGCCATTTTTATGCTGGACACAGTGACACTATGTGGCAACTCAGATGACTTCCTCAGTCAGCAGCCTGACAGGCCCCGAGATGTGAAGCTGGCCCGCACACAGCTGTCCTGGCTCAAGAAACAGCTGGCGGCGGCCAGGGAGGACTACGTGCTGGTGGCCGGCCATTACCCTGTGTGGTCCATAGCCGAGCACGGGCCTACCCACTGCCTGGTCAAGCAGCTACGGCCACTGCTGGCCACATACAGGGTCACCGCCTACCTGTGCGGCCACGATCACAATCTGCAG TACCTGCAAGATGAGAACGGCGTGGGCTATGTGCTGAGCGGGGCTGGGAATTTCATGGACCCCTCGAAGCGGCACCAGCGCAAGGTCCCCAACGGCTATCTCCGCTTCCACTATGGGGCTGAAGACTCACTGGGTGGCTTTGCCTATGTGGAGATCAGCTCCAAAGAGATGACTGTCACTTACATCGAAGCCTCGGGCAAGTCCCTCTTTAAGACCAGCCTACCGAGGCGAGCCAGGCCCTGA
- the ACP5 gene encoding tartrate-resistant acid phosphatase type 5 isoform X1: MDMWMALLFLQALLLPSLADGATPALRFVAVGDWGGVPNAPFHTAREMANAKEIARTVQILGADFILSLGDNFYFTGVQDVNDKRFQETFEDVFSDRSLRNVPWYVLAGNHDHLGNVSAQIAYSKISKRWNFPSPFYRLRFKIPRTNVSVAIFMLDTVTLCGNSDDFLSQQPDRPRDVKLARTQLSWLKKQLAAAREDYVLVAGHYPVWSIAEHGPTHCLVKQLRPLLATYRVTAYLCGHDHNLQYLQDENGVGYVLSGAGNFMDPSKRHQRKVPNGYLRFHYGAEDSLGGFAYVEISSKEMTVTYIEASGKSLFKTSLPRRARP; the protein is encoded by the exons ATGGACATGTGGATGGCGCTGCTCTTCCTGCAAGCCTTGTTGCTACCCTCCCTGGCTGACGGTGCCACCCCTGCCCTGCGCTTTGTAGCCGTTGGCGACTGGGGAGGGGTCCCCAATGCCCCATTCCACACGGCCCGGGAAATGGCCAATGCCAAGGAGATTGCTCGGACCGTGCAGATCCTGGGTGCAGACTTCATCCTGTCTCTAGGGGACAATTTTTACTTCACTGGTGTACAAGACGTCAATGACAAGAGGTTCCAG GAGACCTTTGAGGACGTATTCTCTGACCGCTCCCTTCGCAACGTGCCCTGGTACGTGCTGGCTGGAAACCATGACCACCTCGGCAACGTCTCTGCCCAGATTGCCTACTCTAAGATCTCCAAGCGCTG GAACTTCCCCAGCCCTTTCTACCGCCTGCGCTTCAAGATCCCACGGACCAATGTGTCTGTGGCCATTTTTATGCTGGACACAGTGACACTATGTGGCAACTCAGATGACTTCCTCAGTCAGCAGCCTGACAGGCCCCGAGATGTGAAGCTGGCCCGCACACAGCTGTCCTGGCTCAAGAAACAGCTGGCGGCGGCCAGGGAGGACTACGTGCTGGTGGCCGGCCATTACCCTGTGTGGTCCATAGCCGAGCACGGGCCTACCCACTGCCTGGTCAAGCAGCTACGGCCACTGCTGGCCACATACAGGGTCACCGCCTACCTGTGCGGCCACGATCACAATCTGCAG TACCTGCAAGATGAGAACGGCGTGGGCTATGTGCTGAGCGGGGCTGGGAATTTCATGGACCCCTCGAAGCGGCACCAGCGCAAGGTCCCCAACGGCTATCTCCGCTTCCACTATGGGGCTGAAGACTCACTGGGTGGCTTTGCCTATGTGGAGATCAGCTCCAAAGAGATGACTGTCACTTACATCGAAGCCTCGGGCAAGTCCCTCTTTAAGACCAGCCTACCGAGGCGAGCCAGGCCCTGA